In the genome of Paenibacillus pabuli, the window AGCAGCTTCTCCCCAACATTGGTTTCCTTCACCAGTTTCCGTTCCAGTTCTTTATCCACCAGTCTTTTTACAGACAATACGTCCGTTCCGTTGCATAACACATCTTCTTTTGAATTGAATTTCTGATGGGCGACGAGCTGCATGCCAAAGGAATTAAACAACAACGTATATCCGGCAATGCCTGTTGTGGATTGATAGGCTTTGGAAAAACCGCCGTCAATCACAAGCATTTTTCCGTTAGCTTTAATGGGGCTCTCTCCACGACTTTCTTTGACTGGCGTGTGGCCGTTAATGACATGTCCATGATCCGGATTCAAATCAAACTCCAGCAAGATTTTTCGACAGATCTCTTCATTTTCACGTAAATGGTAGTAAGGATTCTTTTTCTCCTTATGGGTTTCTTTATCTTGGATAAAATACCGTTCAAAAGTGGTCATTGCTCTCTTGCCAAAGAGCGAGGAACATTCCCCTGTCCAGATGTACCAGACCATATCCGTCGCCAGATCTTCTGACTCTTCCGGATGCGCAAAGGCGTAACGTAAATAATCTTCAAAAACATCAAGCAATTGACGGCCCGCATATGTCTTGTCTTCAATCTGCATTTCTTCCATATTTCCTTCTTCATCCAAAGGTATACAGCCGTGGATTAACAAATTCCCGTTGTATTTTAAATAAAGGCTGCCCTTTTTCATGAGAAAATTCATATGTCGGGCCAGCTTTTCGGAATGCTGAACGGAGAACAGCAGCTTTTCCATCACCTGGCGTTCTTCCTCCAGCAATTGTTCAGGCTTCTGCGGATTTACGGTTGCGAAACAGGTGTTTTTGAGTAAATACGTTTTTCCGCAGATGTTGATTTCATTTTTGTCGTAATCAATCTGCTCAAGCAAAAGCCTATCCGACATATTAAAGTATGGGCGTCTCTTGATAATCGGGATTTCAAGCTTAAACTGGATCATGGCAATAGCCTGATGAATTTTGGTAATCTGCAGGATTTCCTGCTCCGAACCGTTATGGTCGGACTGCAGCTTTGGTCTGAAGGCCGGATTGTCATCATAATATTTCTCCGCCAAGTTTAGCAGTGGGCGAAGATTGATTCCGTATACGTCTTCGATGATGTCCAGATTGTCGTATCTGGCGCAGATCCGGATAATATTTGCAAGGCAGACCAGGGAACCCGCATAAGCGCCGATCCACAGGACATCATGGTTCCCCCACTGAATATCTACAGAATGATAGTTGATTAGCGTGTCCATAATTTTATCGGGGTACGGCCCCCGGTCATAAATATCGCCAACCACATGAAGGTGGTCAACTACCAGACGCTGAGTCGTATAAGCAAGGCCGATAATGAGATTGTCCGCCTGACCCAAGGATATAATTTGCCGATATATTTCCTCGTAATAAGGATCCTTATTGTTGGTCGAATCCGTCTTGTATAGAAGCTCTTCTACAATATATACATACTGCTCTGGCAGAGCTTTACGCAATTTCGAGCGCGTATATTTGGAAGAGGCATAAGAAATAAGCTTAAGCATGTGTTCAATCGTTTGTCTATACCACTGGTTCAAAGCTTGTTTATTACACAGATCCCCTTTAACCAGTTGTATTTTTTCTTCCGGATAATAAACCAACGCCGCAAATTCATTGATTTCTTGATCTGTCCAAACCTTACGGAATAATTCTTTGATTTTCTCTTTGACGGTACCCGAACCATTTCTTAGTACATGCTGAAAAGCCTGGAACTCCCCATGTAAATCACTGACAAAATGCTCAGTTCCCTTCGGGAGATTGGAGATCGCTTCAAGGTTGATGATCTCTGTTATGACTTTTTCTTCCGTATCATATTTCTCGGCTAATAAATCTAGAAACTGCTCATCCAAAACAGATGTCCCCCTTCAAGGAAGTTATGTGGCAATGATTTTATAGGAAATTTCCAAGGACAATCCTTTTGAACAATAGCTAAAAAGAAAAACATTAGGTTTATGGTAACTCTTTACCTGTATGGTTAACAATAAAAATAAAATTATTTATATGGTGATTATCAGCATTGCCTTCCCCATCATACTCCAGTTCCTTATATATGGACAAATTTCATTAAAGGGATATATTTTGAGTTGCTCTTTTAAGCACACTGACTCTCGTAATATCCCGTTACTTAAAACTTTCGATACCTAACAATACAAGTTCTTTGTCCTTAGCTTGGGACAAGAACTTGTACCAATAAAATAAAAAAACCGCTAAAATAGCGACTTCAATGGAGACATGTTCCTGTCCCTGACAAACTTTAATTATGTTAGTTATCGAGCTAACGTTTCTAGTTACCATTAGAGAAAACATTATTCTCATCAGGTCTTAACTCACATCACAATGTCATTCCTTAGAGGAAATATCCGATACAAACTTTTCAAGTTTATCAGCGTCATCCATTGTTAGCAAATTGAATTGAGCATCAGCCAAATTATACAGATTTGGAAGTATAGAATGTATTAAGTATTTACCTTTATCAGTTAGTTGTACGAATATTACTCTACGATCGGAATTACAAGGAATCCTAATTAGCAACTCTTTTTTCTCCAATTTGTCCAGGATATACGTTAAAGCACCACTAGTCAAAGAAACACTTTGTGTAATTTGTTGGATCGCTTGTTTTTCTATATGTTCAAGCGATACTAACACAGAAAGTTCCGTAAAAGTTAGGCCTGCTTTCTTTAACTCACTCCGAAATTGGTCCTGAATAATTTTTGACATTTGGATGATATTAAGACATGCTTGATATCGGAAGTTATTCATTGTATTATCACTCCATTTTAAAAAACCTCAATTTAAAGATTCTTAATTTAAATATTACTTTTCGTAAATACTTTTGTCAATTTTCATTTCATGTTTTTGGAAAAACTCATTTGAACAGATCACAGTGAAGCAAATTCGCGATTTAGCAATGGTATCCCTCACTCCATTTGATAATTTTCAGGAATTGTTTTCTATTGCAACAAAACATAAACCCTTATTTTCCCAAATACTATTTGAAGAAAGAGATTCGAAGCAGACGCGGTTGAATTTGATGGTCCTTCCCCTATGGCCTGTTCGTTCGACGTGTTTTTTTCAGTCAAATTAGATTCCTCCACCAACTGGAAGATGAGGTATATTCCAATGAGCCCAACATAACTTGTAATAAACCCGAAGAAAGGAGAACAATCCATGGATCTGCTCTGGGTACTCATCGTTGGTGGACTTATTGGCTGGTTAAGCGGCAACTTGATTGGGCGGGACGTACCGGGTGGTGTAATTGGGAACATTATTGCGGGTTTTATCGGTTCCTGGTTAGGAACGGAATTATTGGGACCAAGAGGGCCGGTGATTGGCGGATTTCACATTATTCCAGCCATCGTTGGCTCGATTATTGCCCTGCTCATCTTCTTCGCTCTGGCACGCGGCGGAGCCTTCCGAAGACGTTAACAAAGAGAGGCGGAAACGATACCGTCGTTAATTAGATAAAAGGACCGAAAGCATTCATCGATGGAAGATGAACACTTGCGGTCCTTTTTTTTATTTTTGTAATGATTTCATTCATTATTTTAACCTTATTGGAGTGGTTGACCAAAGAGTGTAGGAAAATTTTGTATTTCAACGGTTGGAACATTTACTGGACATTTTTATCTTACTTACTTCCTTTATTATTATCCTATTTATATGGATATATTTTCAAGGGGAGGTTTAAATCTTGGAACTAACCTGTCCAAAGGATCGTGATATAGCGCTTCGCAAAGACATCGTGGCTCTCTTTAATTGAAATTTTTCTCCGGATCCCGATGGAGATTTCTTTTACAGCTGTAACCAAGTGTTACTATGTATTGATCCAATAAATATTTATAATGACAAAGACCCTGCCAGTTAAAAACTGATAGGGCCTTAGGGATAGAATTCGATGCCCAGGGCTAAAAGCCCTGTGTGTTGTTTTCTAACTAATTATTTTTATGGTACAGTTCGTTTTTATCCTGAATTTGTTGTTTCTATACTGTGATTGACCACCATGCTTGTAAGGCTGTTCGGCTTTTTGCAATTCACAGCGCAAATGAAGTTAGTAGTTTTAAACCTCAACTGCTTCCGGTCTTTTCACTTGAAGAGGCGGAGGAATAAGCCACCCTTTTTCTTTACTTAGTTGAAGAATACGAACGCCTAAAGCAGTTTTCGTAACATGATACTTTGCAAATAAGGCTCCAATATCCTCTCTAATCGATTGCCCCATAACTTGACTACAAGCAACCAATCCCATTGAAGTATCCGATGCAATCTTTGCCGCTATCTCCGGATCCGTAAATCTTGCACCAACAGGAATATCTTCAAGTTTTACTGGAGGTCTTTCTGGTAAAGCCGGCGTTGGCGCAATTCCGTTATCCGTAAGCAGCGTATCACATTCTTTAATCTCAAGTTTAGCTTGATCTATCAGCGCTTCTAATGTTTTCTTTAAATCCTTATCTCCTGCATGATTTAGAAATGCCTGGTAGAAGGAAAGCGCTCCCTTCGCAACTGTTGAACATTGCCATACACTGAAGATTTCCCCATAATGCATAGGTTCACTTTTTGGATTTCCACTTAATATCCCCATCATAAACACTCCTTTAATTTTAATTTTCCACCGGATATATAGTCCCAACTTCAATAACAACATATTCAACATAATCATAAATTCATAATGGAATAATGCATTTATTTTTGGGGAAACTACTTTTATCACACGATCAAGGGGGCTAGGTTTTTATGAAAAAACAATTAACCACTGCTGTTGTTTCAATATTCTTATTGGCTGCTTTAGCTGTTCCAGCGTCAGCTCACGATGTAAATGAAGCTGCGGTTGATGGACGAGACAATAACACGTACCATTACAACAGCACCACTAATAACCCAAACACTGTAAGAGCACATTCAACAGCTAACGATAACCGTATGGACTGGGGATGGCTTGGATTACTTGGATTACTTGGTCTAGCTGGCATGCGTAAAAGAGTATCTGATCACTCTGATCGCTAATTTTAAATCTTCGCATCATTTGGAAAATAAGAGCTCTGTCAAAATGACAGAGCTCTTTTTAAGATGAAGAATTAGATGTCGTGGGATAAGGCAGCCAAATTTCAAGGAGGATGGGTAATGAGACAAATTGAAAAATGAATTACTATGGGCAAGTCCATGTACACTGCCGCGGCGCCTTCAACGTTCAATGCTACCTCTGCCAAACCATACCCGATACCAAAAATGACCAATCCAATGACCACTAGCATCAACGATTTCAGTAAGGAACTGTCCCATCTCTGCCGTAGAAACCTGAAGCATATCTCGAATATCCGGAGTGCGTGAAACCCATGTAGCAAAACACATACCTGGCAAGGCAAATAAAAAAAACATAATATTGCGAGTAACTAAGGGATTTCTGTTATCTGAGTTTGTCATTCTATTAGCCCCTTCAAATAATAAATGATTTTCGGCGTCATCATTCATGTCACCAGAGATAATGTCCGTCTATGTTCTCGATTTCGATATTGAAGATAGGATTATATCATCATTTAATCACATATTAGTGCACTTTATTCTCAAAACATATAATAAAATCCCCAATTTTCGTGGTGAACTTTGAGCATGGGCAAAATTTTCTGTCCTCAGCCTTAGACAATAACTTGGTTCCTTAAAAACAAAAAAAGCCGCTATATAGCGACTTCAATGTGAATATGTTCTCGTCCGTAGACACGACGGTAGTTCATCTATTTTTAGTTCCGTTTTTCGTAAAAACGCTTGCGTAGCATGCTCAGAAAATCCGGATTCGCGATACTGCTCATTCTAGAACGATTGAATTTGTCATAATAAGTTGCAAAAACTCATCTAAATTGTCTGCGACTTTGGTGATTTCTTCAAATTCAGGTTCTTCTCCGCGTACGATTGTACCTATCTCGTTAAACAATTCAATCGCGTAGAAAGAATATCCCCCATGAACGGAGATGACGATTGGCAGATAATGATCCCACCATGTCTTAATCTCAGATGTCCATTGATCATCTCCAGCTGCTGCATCCAAGCTGAGTAATTCAAATTCATTCCATTGAAACGCCGTATCTGCGCTATGATTATATTCATTTTCACACAGGAACCATGTCTGCTCACTGGGTGAAATACATTGTTTTACAACACGTAATAAATCCAAATATTGATCAGGAATGTTGTCGTATCTTGTTCTCACATCCCTATCTAAATTTAGATGATTAGACGATTTGGAGCGGATTGTCCAACCGTTAGTTTCAGCCCAAGTCAGAAATTCATGGATTTTACTCTTCACATTGTACCTTCTTCCTCCAAATAGACTCACTTTTACCACGGCATTTTCGTTCTCTTCCATATCTTCGTTTAGATTAGATCCAGTTTACCATTTTCCACTCGTAAATCACCAGTCTAGTTCGCAACTTAACTGCAACTTGGCGGTCAATGAAATTCTGAACTGTTTTTCACGAAATCCATTCGACATATATATTTATAATACAGTTGGCTTGATGGATACATATCTAAGTTACAGAAGATATTGTCCAAATTACTGATCTTTAAATTCAAACAATAATATTTACAGTAAAGAAGCAAGTTCCATCTTCACTAATAAATCAGCACAGATTACCATCTCTAGCCTGCACAGCTCAAAAGAGACTCACAACTCACACTTAGATATTTATCTAATCGAAAATGGAAATATAAAAACTCCACCTTTTTTTAACTCAAACGGTTTTTAGATTATCAACAATATGGGGATATTACCGGAAAATTCTAATCACTTAAGATTCAAAACAGTAATCGGAGTATGTACTTGTTCATTCCGGCAATCGGTTCATCGTGTCAGCTGTTTTATAACCATGACCTGAAATAGTGCTAATGACTAATGAAACAAACTATGCATTAACTAAATAAAGGGAGATGTTAATCTCCCCTGCAGAACGATGCGCTTATTGCGCTGCTGTAACCGTGATATTATCCACATTCGGCCCTTCCGTGCCGGTTGTTACCACTTTAATCGTATTGGTTCCCATGTTCATGGGGATCTGAATGGTTTTTTCACTCCAAGTCGACCAGCTGCCGGTTGCCGGGAAGGGTTCGTTGCTGATGACTTTGGTCCCGTTGACGAAAATGTCGAGATTACGTGTTCCGCTTTCCAGCGCATAACGAAACTTTACGTTTTTGGTACCTGTTATCGTGTTGTTGATGGCATTCCATTGGATCGCTGAACCCGTTAAAGCGTTGAAGTTCACATACCCAGACCCAGTGTAACCCGGATAGAGGGTCTCGATGACAGCATCGGTAAGTGTAGTGCCGGTCTCCGCTTCGTACGTGGTTCCACTACCTGGATTAACGCCACTACTGTCGGTGATGTTGGCTACGAACGTAGTTACGCTTTGGGCTGGCAGTTGTGCTGTAAAGCTTCCGCTAGACACTGTAATCGGTGCTCCGGTTGCAAGATTTCGACTGCTATCCGTAACCCATGAGGAAACAGTGGAGGCGTTACCATTCTGCAAAACGAACTTTTGGCTTGCAGCTGAGGTGCCGCGATTAATCGCCACAATGACCACTTTGTTATCGCCTTTGTAGGCTGAAACGAAAGTATTGGTGTCCGGATTTTTGGTTGCATCTACTCTGTAATAGCCTGGTCGCACAAATTTAGAGAAATGGGCCATATTATACCCACGTTTGCTAATGGTCCCGTCTTCATTCATCGGACCATATTGTCTGCGAATGTACCACCATACATATGCCTGAAAATCCCCTTCAACCATGGCGTTGTGCATATGGTAAGATACGTCCAGTGCCTCAGGCCAGCGGTCCGATGAGTTGTTATCACTGTTGGGGTAATACACTTCAGTCATCCACAGTTCTTTACCGGCTCCTTTTTGTTTAAAGAGCGGGTATGCAAAATCTTTGAACTGGGTTCCATACGTATGTGCTCCCAGGATGTCCATGTTGGCGAGTGCCTGAGGATCATTCAGGATCGGGTCAGACATGTTTTTCAGATACTGGAACGATTCAGGTGCCATAACTTTGGTATTTTGAATGGAGCCTGCATTCTCCTTCATGAAACGAAGCATCTCCTGCGGTGTCCACCAGGTCCAGTCGTGGGCATAATCCGGCTCATTTTGTACCGAGATGGCATACAGGTCTACGCCATTATTTTTCATATAAGTGACGAAGTCGTTCAGATGCTGTGCGTACGCGGCATATTTGTCGTATTTCAGTCGTTTGGCGTTCGTATCCCCATTTCGATTAAAGGTTTCGACCATATCACTTGGCGGATTCCAAGGTGAAGCGAATACGAGAGCACCTTGCTCGATCGCTCTTTTCGCGGTGGCAACCTCTCTATACCAGTTATTTCGATTTTCGTCGACATAGATTCTTAAAATGGTAAACCCAAGCTGATTTTGTCCGTTGCCAAAGGCGGTTTCACGCTGGGATGCCGTTAAGTCGCCGATCCAGGCAGGATGGTTAATCCCCCCAAAACCCTTGATGAGCTGTTTTTCAGATGATAAATTAATGTTGGCATCACTTGCTGCCGACACGTGGGTCGGAGTTAACATTAGAGGCAGGGCCGTCAAACAGGCCAACAGAATGTGGACTGATTTTTTCAAGTTCAATTTCAATAGTTTCACCTTCCTCAAATTGATATACATATGAGAGCGTATTTATACAAGCCAACTTGTTCAGTAATCAAATAGATTTGTATTTACCACATCCTCTCGAACCGCAAAAATTCTACTTACATTTGTAAATTTTACTATATTATCCCCTTCTCCAAAACCTGACAAAATATAGTTCATTTGTTGAATCTCTAATATATCGGATGTTAATGACAAAAAAAGATGACCCCCTAATGAGCATAGGAGTCATCTGTAAGTATGAAGCACGTTCAAGTTACTACTTCAAAAACGAATACAACTAAAGGTGCTGGTTCAGATGTGAATCGTATTCGTCCCTTTTTCAGTGTTGGTTGTTTGGTTGTTCGTTTCTTTGTATGCGAAATAATCAAAGTCAGCATGTTTGCGGCTCCCGCCAAGATCCTGCACACAAAGCCCGATATAAGTTCCCGTAAACCGGATGTACTCCGGGGATTCATCGCACAGATGCGTGATATCCGTCCACCCGCCTGTCTGAACCCATGATGAATCATCGTCTAACGCATGGTAAAAGCAAGCACGATCATGATGGACTACAGCTCTCAAACGAATTCGCTTCCCCTTTTGCAGTGGAATATCCTCTTCCAAGAGTTCATCATACACTCCGTATTTGGACTGAATGATGCCAAGACACAGCCCCTTTTCTTCATGATAAGTTACCCGCAGATAGAGGTAGTCCTGAGTATCGTAATACAGAATCAATCCTGCCATTTGCTGCGGATGGTCCGGCGTGAATTCAAGGCACGTCTCGGCTTCGCATTCAAAAGACTGCAACCTGCGGGCAAGCATGCTTTGTCTGTGCGTTGAACTCATCGATTCCATCCCATGCAAGCGTAAATAACCCGGACGTTCCGTCAGACTAAGCCATGTTTCGTCTGGCGGAATACGAAGTGTATTCCAATCGTGACGAAGCTTGGCCTGATCAAAATGGTCCATCTCCCCTGTCGGTTCAAACGGGTGCGGCTTAATCTTCGGCCCTGTCACCTGAAGCTCCGGATACCGATCCCCGCTTGCAAGCCTCAGCCATCCCTCATCACTCCAGAAACAACGCTGCAGCGCCGTTTCACGCCCAAGAATGCAGTGTTTCTCTCGAATAGGTCTTCCCACAAGATGAGCCATGTACCATTCGCCCGTATGCGTCTCGACGAGACTGCCATGGCCCGCCTTTTGCAGCGGTAAATCCGTCCTGCCTTGTGAAGTGAGAATCGGGTTAGCCGGATCGACTTCGTAAGGTCCCTGCAATGTACGAGAACGGGCAACCGTAACGGCATGCTCGTATCCGGTTCCGCCCTCAGCTGTGACTAAGTAGTAATAGTCGTTGTGTTTATAAAGATGAGGCGCTTCCGTCAGTCCCAGTTCTGTTCCCTTAAAAATGTTAACCGCAGGTCCGACCAGCTTTTGTTCCTGAACCGAGTATTCCTGCAGTACGATGCCTGCAAATCGGTTCTTGCCTTTACGGTGATCCCAGATCATATTGACCAGCCACTTGCGTCCATCTTCGTCATGAAACAAGGAAGGGTCAAAGCCGCTGCTGTTCAAATATACGGGATCGGACCAAGGCCCTTCTATATCCGTTGTGGTGACAAGGTAATTATGGGTATCTTTAAAAGCGCCTATCCGGCTCTTCACATCGGTATATATCAGGTAAAACACGCCGTTATCATAGCTGAGACAAGGAGCCCATACACCTCCCGAATTAATGTTTCCCTCCATGCTTAGCTGAGCGGTGCGAGTCAGCGGAGAAGGCATCGCCCCCCAATGCACCAGATCCCTGGAGTGGTGAATGCGTACACCAGGGAACCACTCAAACGTAGAAGTGGCGATATAATAATCTTCTCCTGCCCGGCAGATGGAGGGATCGGGGTGAAAGCCGGGAAGAATGGGATTGGTGATCATGTTGATCGTATTCATTAAGAAACCTCCGGTAAATACATAATATCGGTACAAAATCAGATCAAACACATCGGTGCCGGAGTTCCCTTGCTTCAGCTCCACCCCAGCACTTTTTTGCCAGCCTCCAGCGCAGTTATAATCCGGTCAACATCGTACACATTGCCTCTCCACGTGCCGCCGCTGACAGATTGCAGCGCTGCCCATAAGCGCGTATCATCCGGCAGTGCTTCATCTGGCCGCATATCCGGATGAAACGGTCTTTGTGCCAGGATGACGGCCCCTTCTTCGGGGGAAACCTCCATTCCTTCTACTCCGACAAAATTAATGCTTCCATCCAGGGTGCTTCGATCCACCACAATGTCAATCAAGTCTCCGTTCCGCAGCTTGCCGATTGGACCGCCGGCAAGCCCTTCGGGACCAACATGCCCAATACAAGCACCGGTGGACACGCCAGAGAAACGGGCATCGGTAATGAGTGACACGTATTTTCCAAAGGACAGGTGCTTGAGCGCGGACGTAAGCTGATAGGTCTCCTCCATCCCGGTCCCGGAAGGTCCGCGTCCAAGCAAGACAATGATGTCACCTGCCCGAATGCCGCCTGTTTTGATTGCACGGATCGCTTCACGTTCGGTTGTAAACACTTTTGCTGTACCCCGGTGACGATATACCCCGTGTTCATCCAGTACATCCGGGTCGATGGAGGTGGATTTAATAACCGAGCCTTCGGGGGCAATATTGCCGGTCGGAAATGTCACGGTGGAGGAAATCCCGAGACGCTGCGAGTGTTCTGCACTCATGATGACACTGTCCGGATCGATGCCGTCCTTCTCCTTCAATTGTTTCCGCATGACATGACGGCGCTCTGACGATTCCCACCAATCCAGCACTTGCCCCAAAGATGTGCCGGTTACTGTCGGAACAGACTCCTCAAGTAAACCAAGCTGTCTGAGGTGAAGCATGACCTCGGGAACACCTCCGGCCTGAAATACCCGAATGGTCGGGTAAAAGATGGGGCCGTTGGGCAAAGCACTAACCAGTCTCGGAACATTCTTGTTGATCTGAATCCAGTCCTGAACGCTGGGCAGTGTTAAACCAGCCGCATGAGCGATCGCCGGGATGTGAAGAAGCAGGTTGGTAGATCCGCCGAACGCGGCATGTACAATCATTGCATTGCGGATCGATGCATCTGTGACAATGTCCGCCATCTTCATCCCTTGGGTCTCCATGTGGATGAGTGCACGCGAGGATTGCCGTGCCATCTCGATCCAGATCGGCTGCCCCGAAGGAGCCAGAGCGGCATGAGGCACCGTCATGCCCATTGCCTCTGCTACCACCTGGGCGGTTGCCGCTGTCCCCAGAAACTGACAGCCGCCGCCCGGTGTAGCGCAAGCCCGGCATCCCAACTCCGATGCCATTTCTAGCGAAAGCTCTCCACTTGCGTACCTTGCACCGATGGTTTGAATTTTACCCGCGTCCTCTCCATCCGTAGGCGGAAGGGTAACGCCTCCTGGAACGATCACTCCTGGCAGCTGGGGCATACCTGCCAGCGCGAGCATCATGGCAGGCAGTCCCTTATCACATGTTGCAACGCCGAGCACGCCTTTTCGCGTGGGCAGGGATCGAATCAATCTGCGGAATACCATCGCGGCATCGTTCCGGTACGGCAGTGAGTCGAACATGCCGGTCGTTCCTTGCGACCTGCCGTCGCAAGGGTCGCTGACATATCCGGCAAACGGGATTCCGCCGCGGCTGGACAGTTCATCTGCCGCCGCCTTCATCAGCAGACCAACCTCCCAGTGCCCCGTATGATAACCGAGAGCAGCGGGACTGCCATCTTCATTACGGATACCGCCCTGCGTACTTAGGATCAGAAACTGTTTTCCGTTTAATTCTCCAGGTTTCCAGCCCATTCCAACGTTCTGGGACATGCCGAACAAGTCTCCGCTTGGAGCATTTCGCAGCAAATCGTCGGTCAAAGGCAGGCGTCCTGCTGCCCCTGGAGCATGAGCTGTTATCTCGAAGAAGTCGGACTCCTTCTCCCCCATAATCGACATGATCTGTTCGTACATGATACCCTCCCCACAGTTTATGACTTCACGAAGACCGTTTTGATGGCGGTGAAAAATTCGATAGCCGCTTGTCCCTGCTCCCTGGAATGTGAACTGGACATTTTCATCCCGCCAAACGGTGCCTGCAGCTCTACACCGGCCGTTTCCGCATTGATTCTTACGAGTCCGGCATCCATATCCCGGATGAACGAAAGCATAGACCCGACATTTTGTGTGTAGATCGAAGCACTCAAACCATAATCACTGTCATTTGCCGACGCTATGGCCTCTTCAAGGGAATCCACCGGAATCAAGGCCAGTACCGGGCCGAATATTTCTTCTCTGGCAATGGACATATGTGCTTCGACACCTTCAAATACGGTCGGCTCTACATAGAATCCTTCTGCAAGCTCAGGACTGTCCGGCCGTTTTCCTCCAGCGAGCAGTACAGCTCCTTCCTCAAGTCCTTTTTGAATATAGCTCAGCACGGTATTAAGCTGCCCTTCACTTGCACATGGACCCATCCAGCTTCCAGAAGACATGCCATCCCCCAAACGAATCTCCTGAACCTGTGAGAGCAGCTTTTCCTTGAAAGCATCATATATTTTTCGTTCGATAATAACGCGGCTGGTCGCTGTACATTTCTGACCTGTTGATTTCAGACCTCCGCTAATGGTTCCCTCGACAGCCAGATCCAGGTTAGCGTCAGTTGCAATAATGACCGGGTTTTTGCCGCCCATTTCAAGCTGGTACTTTGCTCCTCGGGCCAGTGCTGCGGCGCCGACCCGCTTTCCGACTTCATTGGAGCCTGTAAAAGTTATTCCGTTCACATCGGGATGCTCGGCAAGTGCGGAACCGATTACCGAGCCTTTGCCGCACACGAGATTGAGGACCCCGGCCGGGAAACCAGCTTCCTCAAAGCATTCCAGTACCTTGGCTGCCGTAACGGCCGTTTCCTGAGCCGGCTTCAATACAACCGTATTCCCATAGATCAACGCAGGTGCCGTTTTCCAGATGGGAATAGCCACCGGGAAGTTCCACGGCGCGATTACGCCTACAACGCCAAGTGGTACACGGGTCGTGAACATTAATGCTTCGCTATCCGTGGACGGAATCACATCTCCCGTTTTGCGCATGCCTTCCCCTGCGTAATATCTCAGGATGGCTACGCCGCGCATCGTCTCTCCTTTGGCTTCCGGGA includes:
- a CDS encoding fructose-1,6-bisphosphatase produces the protein MDEQFLDLLAEKYDTEEKVITEIINLEAISNLPKGTEHFVSDLHGEFQAFQHVLRNGSGTVKEKIKELFRKVWTDQEINEFAALVYYPEEKIQLVKGDLCNKQALNQWYRQTIEHMLKLISYASSKYTRSKLRKALPEQYVYIVEELLYKTDSTNNKDPYYEEIYRQIISLGQADNLIIGLAYTTQRLVVDHLHVVGDIYDRGPYPDKIMDTLINYHSVDIQWGNHDVLWIGAYAGSLVCLANIIRICARYDNLDIIEDVYGINLRPLLNLAEKYYDDNPAFRPKLQSDHNGSEQEILQITKIHQAIAMIQFKLEIPIIKRRPYFNMSDRLLLEQIDYDKNEINICGKTYLLKNTCFATVNPQKPEQLLEEERQVMEKLLFSVQHSEKLARHMNFLMKKGSLYLKYNGNLLIHGCIPLDEEGNMEEMQIEDKTYAGRQLLDVFEDYLRYAFAHPEESEDLATDMVWYIWTGECSSLFGKRAMTTFERYFIQDKETHKEKKNPYYHLRENEEICRKILLEFDLNPDHGHVINGHTPVKESRGESPIKANGKMLVIDGGFSKAYQSTTGIAGYTLLFNSFGMQLVAHQKFNSKEDVLCNGTDVLSVKRLVDKELERKLVKETNVGEKLLQKISNLKDLLEYRYMK
- a CDS encoding MarR family winged helix-turn-helix transcriptional regulator; its protein translation is MNNFRYQACLNIIQMSKIIQDQFRSELKKAGLTFTELSVLVSLEHIEKQAIQQITQSVSLTSGALTYILDKLEKKELLIRIPCNSDRRVIFVQLTDKGKYLIHSILPNLYNLADAQFNLLTMDDADKLEKFVSDISSKE
- a CDS encoding GlsB/YeaQ/YmgE family stress response membrane protein; this encodes MDLLWVLIVGGLIGWLSGNLIGRDVPGGVIGNIIAGFIGSWLGTELLGPRGPVIGGFHIIPAIVGSIIALLIFFALARGGAFRRR
- a CDS encoding DUF3231 family protein; protein product: MGILSGNPKSEPMHYGEIFSVWQCSTVAKGALSFYQAFLNHAGDKDLKKTLEALIDQAKLEIKECDTLLTDNGIAPTPALPERPPVKLEDIPVGARFTDPEIAAKIASDTSMGLVACSQVMGQSIREDIGALFAKYHVTKTALGVRILQLSKEKGWLIPPPLQVKRPEAVEV
- a CDS encoding WGxxGxxG family protein; the protein is MKKQLTTAVVSIFLLAALAVPASAHDVNEAAVDGRDNNTYHYNSTTNNPNTVRAHSTANDNRMDWGWLGLLGLLGLAGMRKRVSDHSDR
- a CDS encoding SMI1/KNR4 family protein gives rise to the protein MEENENAVVKVSLFGGRRYNVKSKIHEFLTWAETNGWTIRSKSSNHLNLDRDVRTRYDNIPDQYLDLLRVVKQCISPSEQTWFLCENEYNHSADTAFQWNEFELLSLDAAAGDDQWTSEIKTWWDHYLPIVISVHGGYSFYAIELFNEIGTIVRGEEPEFEEITKVADNLDEFLQLIMTNSIVLE
- a CDS encoding carbohydrate-binding protein, with protein sequence MYINLRKVKLLKLNLKKSVHILLACLTALPLMLTPTHVSAASDANINLSSEKQLIKGFGGINHPAWIGDLTASQRETAFGNGQNQLGFTILRIYVDENRNNWYREVATAKRAIEQGALVFASPWNPPSDMVETFNRNGDTNAKRLKYDKYAAYAQHLNDFVTYMKNNGVDLYAISVQNEPDYAHDWTWWTPQEMLRFMKENAGSIQNTKVMAPESFQYLKNMSDPILNDPQALANMDILGAHTYGTQFKDFAYPLFKQKGAGKELWMTEVYYPNSDNNSSDRWPEALDVSYHMHNAMVEGDFQAYVWWYIRRQYGPMNEDGTISKRGYNMAHFSKFVRPGYYRVDATKNPDTNTFVSAYKGDNKVVIVAINRGTSAASQKFVLQNGNASTVSSWVTDSSRNLATGAPITVSSGSFTAQLPAQSVTTFVANITDSSGVNPGSGTTYEAETGTTLTDAVIETLYPGYTGSGYVNFNALTGSAIQWNAINNTITGTKNVKFRYALESGTRNLDIFVNGTKVISNEPFPATGSWSTWSEKTIQIPMNMGTNTIKVVTTGTEGPNVDNITVTAAQ